AGAGTTGTACGTCAACGAAGCGTTGGTCGGAAAAGGTAATACCGTAACCACATTCAAGAAAAAGGAAGAATACATCATCACGGCCCGCAAAGAAGGCTGCAATGCGGTTTCAATTCCCGCATCGAAATCATTTGACGCAACAACCTTGCTCGGAATCCTGATAGATTTTGGGTTGATTTCAATGCTGGTCGTGGATGGCGCAGGAACCGGCGCATGGAATAAGTTCGACCAAACCAGCTACGTGATAGACCCACAATGCCCGGTCAAGAGCTCATTCAATCAATTTAAGTATTGACCCGTAGGGGCGCATCACTTGCGCCCCTGGTGGTTATAAGTAAAAGTAAACCGGTTTGCTTTTACTTATAACAATCAGAATGTAAAGAAACTAACGAAAATGAATTACAACCAGCCAAAACCCTTGGCCATCAAACCGGCAAGTCCGAGTGCGGTGGTAATAATTGCTGCGAACGTAATGCGGAAATTGATTTCGTCGGTTTTGCGCAAGTCCCTGATATCGGATTTTATATCTTTGATATCGGACTCGATGTGTAAAACGGAAGCTTCCAGGCGGGCAACGCGGGATTCTATTCCTGAGGGC
The nucleotide sequence above comes from Gammaproteobacteria bacterium. Encoded proteins:
- a CDS encoding lipoprotein, coding for MRRIISIAVITVTLSGCATIFNGASQQVSIRSNQPDVELYVNEALVGKGNTVTTFKKKEEYIITARKEGCNAVSIPASKSFDATTLLGILIDFGLISMLVVDGAGTGAWNKFDQTSYVIDPQCPVKSSFNQFKY